The segment GTCTGTGCACAAATACCACAGAGTCCTCTTAAAATGGGAATGATGATGATGTTTGACTGTCAGATGTAATCAGATGAACTGGACAACCCAAGTCTGTTGCTCTGAAACCTAGGACTCATACCAGATgactttgcattttcatttctgcctGTCATTCAAGACCTCAAATTTTAATGATTCAAAACAGTTTGCTGGTTATCTAAGCCTACTTTTAACAAATAGAACAAGTgtatctttcattttttaaaaagccaggATCTGTGAATGACGGAGTTGTGCATCAAGTGCTGTGGAAAAGATGACAAATACAGACTTTTGTTTGCAAACAAGAAGCTGTGCTAATAATCGTGTTGCTGCTCTGGTTTTGAGACTGTTCAGAAAAGAGTTGCATAGAGTTTACTTACGCTGCCATAAGCTGCAGCTTTGGGAGTGATGAGAGCCTGGAAAGAGGAAGCCCAGCAAATGCATAGCAAATGTGCCTTTTCCCCAGCAGTGTGGTGCTTCTAGGTGAGGAGGCAGTGGtgaaggagctggggagaggaggaggtgcAAGGCAAGATGGTAGAGGCTGTTTTTTTTAAGGCAACAGCCTATCGAGGGCAGGCTAGAGGGAGACATTTGAGGACATCTGGGACAGAGCAAGAGGACTGATGCTTGTGTACTACACAAGTGGACAACTTCTTTTAAGTTATCAAGGAAGAAGGGGAGACTGCAACAATGGAGGTTTGGGGCTGTAACTTCAGTGTGAAAACTGTCTTGCCTCTTACCGCGTCCTGTAATACTCAGGGTAAGGAGATTTCTAGGATTTTATGGGATACTGCTGATAGTATTTCCAATTTTGagggtcagaaagggaattAATAAATCTTCCTATGCCTGTAAAATTTGAAATGAGTGAGTACTAAAGCCAAGCAATGTAAACCAATGTAAGGTGTTTTGGTTGCTCCTTACTAAATCAGATGTGTCTTTGTTGTTTCTTTCCCCACCTGGCACCAGTGGAAGGTGGCTCAGAGGTGTATGACACAGGTGTAAGTGAAGTCATATAGGGTTTACAGCTATACAGGCAATCTTAAGCCTTTGTTAAGACCGATGGAAAATGTGTTGCAGCAGCTTAGATAAGTATAAGATGGGTTCTAAGACAGATTGTTTCTATTTCTACACAATACAGAATTCAGAGCCTGGACATGAAACCATGAAGTTTTGGGTAAACCAAGGCATCAGGACTCAGACCTGGTGGCATTGTCCACAGTGATAAACAAGAAGACCAATTTCTTGTGCTGTTGATGAGATGTCCAAAACACATTGGACATGCCAGAGCTTTATATCTCAATTGGAAAGTCTGCACCTGGGAGAAGGAAGATGATCTGATGTTATCTGTTGTatgcaaagaggaaggagaggcagtagtgagggcagagctctgcacaaTGGGTAGGGGAAGTCAGTCATGCAAGGTCTAGTACATCATATGCATTCTTGCTGCAAGTAGGAGTAACAcaggattttgttttaatggtAGATGATATTAGAAGTAATTTTCCTGAATAAAATGTTCCATAGCATCAAATTACTTACTTTGTGCATGCAAAACTTTAGTCTCTCTTGATTAATGCAAACACAAGTTAACATAGTTATATTAGTCCAGATTTCCATCTCGTTAAATACCTGCAAATGTTCGTGTAGCTTTTCCACTTGCAGTGATTAATGACTCAGTTCAAGCTTCCTCTAACAATCTCCACTGGCTTTGCCAATGAATGTGCATGGGCACATGGCTGTAACACTTGTGATGTCTTACATCTGGTTCATATTTGTTCAACTAATTCAGAGTTCCTTATGAAATGATGCTGGATTTGAGTTAAGTGTGCTTGCTGTCAAAAGCTGAATGGAATGAATTGGAGGTTGGCCGAATTTGCAGTACAGTTCATTAACAAACTGCTTGTCTAATGAGGGCTTACATCATGTCTCTGCAAGGGTAATGTTATGTATGATTTTATACTTCGAATATAATGTCAGAGTACACAGAAAACAGCACCTTTCCTGCAGCTGGAAGGAATGAGAATAAAAATTGCATGAGAGAAACTACTTGTGGATGAATagaagaaagatggaaaaactTAACTTGTATTTTATACCTGCTTCAGCCCTTTCCCTAAGCAGTTGTGACCGTGTAAGGGCTGACTTTTCAGTGCTGCATTAACACCAGACCATTCTGATGCTGTGTGTTGGTTTCCATTTAGGTGTtatctgaaaacattttaacaCCCTGAAGTATTACAGCCACACTTACATCCTTTACATTCACTGGATGTCATGCACTCTGAACAGATGTGTGtttgcaggcagaggcagagctccagcagctctatTCATTAATCTGACAGCTAATGGAAAGCAGGAGAGACTATGCTGGTGTTTGGAGTGTTTTAGTTGCTATAAACAGTGGTGACACGTTGGGGATGGAGAGTTAGATGACATTATCTTCTTCTTTCACTCAGCCCCTCTGAtagctgctttgctttgctaTTTGTTTTTCCCCAGGTTAATGCTGTCTTTCTCAATGTCAGCTCCAGCAGTTCTGAATATGCAGAGGATTGAAAATGTCATCAGGATCATGGCATCTTTATttgcacactttttttttccttcggTGGGGGGAAGCTCTACGCAGCAGCAAAGTTACTGGAGCTGTCTGAAAAGAGATTTTGCTTCTCTGCATATCCCAAATAATCACAAAATTGGGTTTTAGTAGAaggatttaaataaaattataggGATTTAGTAGACCTCTAGGAAACCTAATGCTTGTGGGGAATGATGGTGATTGGCTGAATTACTGCTTATGCAGGTGAAGCCTAatcaggttggttttttttctccctgcagttCTTCCCATACATCCTTCTGCTTGTTGCTATCCTGCTGTATCTACCATGTTTGTTCTGGCGCTTCACTGCAGCACCTCACCTTTCCTCAGACCTGAAATTTATCATGGAAGAACTTGACAAAGCCTATAACAGGGCAATCAAAGCTGCTAACAGCATTCGAAGTGGAGACCCCAGGGACCCTACTGACTTGATTCCAGCTGCTAATGACAACTTGACACAGAGGTAAGATGCTGGGGCTTGGCTTTCTCTGCCCTTTTCTTCAGGTTTGTAACAGATGTGACATCTGCAGTCACTTACAAATTTATTGCAAAGGTTTGAATGGTGACCTGACACAATTTTAAGtttgattaaaaagaaagaatatcTCTGAAATTATTACTTTGCCACTTGGAGCTGGAACTTGCCATttgttttttccaagaaaatgaGCTCTTCAGATTACTTATTACCTGAGATGTTCTGATTTCTTTAGTTGCAGTAGGTATTAAGTAGTTTTGCCCATCACAGTGTAAGAAAAGAGATACTTCAGTCCTCAGTTCTCAATATTCCTGACAGTTGCTTGCACACTGTCAAGTTACTTGTCATGTCCTGTTCTTTAAGATAGAGGTCTGCAAAGCTTCTGATcaaaaaaatgattaaaaaatccaaacatcaAAACCCACAAAAGCGACCCCCTCTGCTTCTGCTCAGGTTGGTGCACTGTTCCAACCAGATCCAGTTCCTGCTTCCTTCTAGGTCAGGGTACCTGTTTGTCTCTGGGGGCACAAGTAGTGCAGTGGGGACTGGGGTCTCTTCTTTGAAGTGTGGAGTTAGGTCTTGACAAGTAAAAAGCCTTCTAGTGTTCTATTATTGAACAAGTGCTTGCAGAGTCTGCTTTTCCATGTGGACTTGTTTACTGCACATGTTCTCTGcttgaacaaaaatattttgctgccaTGAGAGCCatcctttattttccattttccagtgtttgaaCTCTTTGTTTCTTAAGTGACTTTTCTGTATTAGAGTgttgatatttttcatttatctgGTATCCTAGTGGTTTCAATAAAACTACCCTTGATCTACCTCAATAAGAGCATGTGAACATGTTGGAGTAGGTCTGGAGGAAGATTATCAAGATGATTGGAGggatggaacacctctcctacAGATacaggctgggaaagctggggttgttcagcctgaagaagagaagggtccagggagaccttaaagcaccttccagtacctaaaagAGATATACAAAAGTActggagagggtttttttagaggggcatgtagtgacaggataaggaggaatggctttaaactgaaagaaagtaGATTTAGATTATGCAtcgggaaaaaaaattcttccctgtgaggatggtgaggctggcacaggttgcccagggaagttgtggatgccccatctctcAAAGTGTCAGGGCCAGGTTAGGCGAGGCTTTGAGCAACGTCTtctactggaaggtgtccctgtccatggcagagcaCGGGGATTAGTTGGAAATAGATGATGTTTCAAGAACCCTTCTattgtgattctatgattctaagaaAGTTTCCAATTCTTTACCTCTTTTAGAATACTAGGTTTTGTTGATATTTGAGGTGAGTACTGCAGCATCTGATCTATATGATTTGATTTgactttttctctctttttcagtttgtggGAAATATCTGAAAGCTACTTTAAATACCCAATTGTGGAGCAGTACctgaagacaaaaaagaatTCCAAGTGCTTAATAATTAAATACATTACATGCCGTTTGCTCACACTAGTAATTACTTTCATTGCATGCCTCTATCTGGGCTACTACATTAGTCTCTCCTCTCTGAGTGATGAGTTTCTCTGCACTATCAAAACTGGGATCCTGAAGAATGACACAACTGTTCCAGAAGTGGTTCAGTGCAAGCTTATTGCTGTTGGTGTCTTCAAGGTGCTCAGCTATATTAACCTGATAGTCTATCTGCTGGTGATGCCCCTGGTGGTGTATGCAATGTTTGTTCCATGGAGGTGGAATTCAGGTATTCTCAAAGTGTATGAAATCTTGCCAACTTTCGATGTTCTGAAACTTAAGTCGAAGCATTTTGATGACTTAAGCCTTTACCTCCTCTTTCTTGAGGAGAACGTGAGTGAACTTAAATCATTTAAATGCCTTAAAGTGCTGGAGAACATTGCAGTTTCTGAGAAGTTTGATGTCATGCAGCTTTTGGTAAACCTTGGTACTATTAAGACTGATACCATAGATGGGAAGCCGGGGACTGCTGAGTTGGAGAAGCCTGAAGAAACAACTTcagaagaggagggaaaggaggcaaCAGAATTACAAGGTGAGCTGATCTAGATGTGTGTTCCTACCAAAAGCTTATTCACGTATTCTGTGGAATAATGGACCTGctcattccctgctctgctgcctgctgtgtaGGTGCTATAGCCTCAGAAGATTGTGGTGGTGTAGGTCTATGGCACAGCTAAACCCTGAAGTGTTTGTCAGCCTGGTGCTCCTTGCTGACATCTCTGCTCTGGCACTAAGCTGTTTGAACTTCAACTGCTTGAGACCCTCTGCACAGTAGGAGGGCTCTAGGCTAAGTTGTGCTTGAAGCAGCTCCAGTGAGAAAGCTGGTGGTTTCAGgactttttttcagaaataagcTACAAACTGTAGtaactgctgcttctgcttttatTCAGGCTTTGGCAGAAGTCTTGggtgaataaaaaaataagtctGATACTCAGAAATGCtgcaaaggaacagaaaatgacAAAAGAAGGGAAGTGGGACTGGGGTCATTAAAcatgctcctgttcctgctttCATAGAGAGCAAGGAAGACTGACTGCAAAGAGATTTTTATCAAAATGGTCCCAGTCAGTCTGGATTGGTGTGAATTCTCTGTGTATCCCATCAGTCTGCAGACATGGTCAGCTTTGAGCAGGCACTCATGTAAGATACAGTCTAGGATTCTGTCCTAAAGAATGTGACATACCTTAATTGTGAAACCAGTTCCTTCCTCAACTGCAGAATTAGAGAAGCCAAATATCCAGGGAGAGGTATAAACCAAAAGTGATGATGCTTTAAAACATTTAGAAGCTTACCTGAGTATGTGAGCACAATGCCAAGGGAACGTTAAAGAGCTGTttcaaaggcaggaaaggaataaatctattttctcttcagaaagcTATGGCctgtaattaataaaaaagaagcaGTGATACCCAGGGCTTATCTGTTCCTCTGTACTTGGGTCAAGCAGTTGTGGTAGGCTGAGATTTGGAGAAGCCAACTTATACAACAAGAGAATTCAGAACACAcaagcagaattatttttgaaCCAGAAGAAGCCCTTCTGGCAGCCAGCTCTTGTGCAGCAGCTTGGAGTAATTCTGACAGCATATTGTTTTCCTCTCAAATCTGCCTGTTTTTGAAATGACAGGTGGCTTTGGAAGTAAAATGTAAGAGCCTAAGGTGGAGATCTGGGCTCAAGGAGCTGAAAAAGTTAATAGAAAATCTGACTCATTTCTATCTGAAAGCAGGATTTTTGAGATTGTTTTTATCTCATGAAAATACTTCAAAGGTTTATTTTTGTCCAGATCAGAACAAACTCATGCTTGAAGCTCTGTTAAAATGCAGTGCAGAAAgaagctgctgtgtttgtgacCAGCTCGGGCTGGCGCAGCccctctgcttctgcctggggacagctgcaGACTCTGCCACCCATCAGCAAAGCTTCACCCACAGCTCATCATCTTTTCCTCTGTCCCTTGGGGTGTCAGAGTGTTTTAATGGGAGCTGTGTTGACGAACCAGTGGTGCATGCTGGCTGTGGGAGAGCGATGTGCAGGGCACCCTGGTGCTGGCGTGGGCAGTGGAGTCAGCACGGGCATGGTGGCGGTTCCTTTGTGCACCAGAAGGTGTCGAGTGGTTGGATGGCCCTTTCTCGTCTAAACCTTGACCTTCTCTTCAGTTCTGACAGACCGTGATGCAGGTGGCAGTGTGAATACGAGAGAGGACAAGAGACTTCGCCAAAGACTGGTAGATTCTTCATGCTGaccttcccagctgcaggagccaggagccCCTTCTGTGG is part of the Prinia subflava isolate CZ2003 ecotype Zambia chromosome 3, Cam_Psub_1.2, whole genome shotgun sequence genome and harbors:
- the PANX1 gene encoding pannexin-1, with the protein product MAIAHIATEYVFSDFLLKEPPETRYKGLRLELALDKIVTCIAVGLPLLLISLAFAQEVSIGAQISCFAPSSFSWRQAAYVDSYCWAAVQQKQPSHNNLENIPLWLHKFFPYILLLVAILLYLPCLFWRFTAAPHLSSDLKFIMEELDKAYNRAIKAANSIRSGDPRDPTDLIPAANDNLTQSLWEISESYFKYPIVEQYLKTKKNSKCLIIKYITCRLLTLVITFIACLYLGYYISLSSLSDEFLCTIKTGILKNDTTVPEVVQCKLIAVGVFKVLSYINLIVYLLVMPLVVYAMFVPWRWNSGILKVYEILPTFDVLKLKSKHFDDLSLYLLFLEENVSELKSFKCLKVLENIAVSEKFDVMQLLVNLGTIKTDTIDGKPGTAELEKPEETTSEEEGKEATELQVLTDRDAGGSVNTREDKRLRQRLVDSSC